In Erigeron canadensis isolate Cc75 chromosome 6, C_canadensis_v1, whole genome shotgun sequence, the following are encoded in one genomic region:
- the LOC122604129 gene encoding heat shock cognate 70 kDa protein-like, with the protein MSKPRGAETTTAIGIDLGTTYSCVAAWFHEHNRVEIIPNEQGNKITPSCVAWDGTRLLVGESAKNQITRNPNNTLFDVKRLMGNRFRDIRVQEDIKSWPFKVTEGNERKPMIVFEHDSHENRSYSPEEISSMILKNLKEAAEAYLGKKVTDAVITVPAYFSDKQRQATKDAGALAGLNVMRLISEPTSAAIAYGLDKSADLYCPKDKNVFVFDMGGGTFDVSLLNISKAGTISVKAVGGDTHLGGEDFDREMVKYCAQEFKDKVNKDVSENARAMMRLKVACEKAKRDLSSTTETSIEVDSLFEGTDFSKKMSRARFEKLNGRFFEKCIEHVENCLRDANIHKNDVDDVVIVGGSTRIPKVQQMLIEFFDGKRLCKSINADEAVAYGAAVLAEKLSGSRNVVVQNLVLEDVTPLSLGIWASVGGMSLDVQDMSVVIPRNTPIPVTRDHMYVTNHDNQTCMKIKVYQGESKKTENNIFLDKFTLDGIPPSPAGKQAIKVCFSIDANGILNVSAQVVSTGKKRSKAIASAAVNRLIHLMKKKLS; encoded by the exons ATGTCTAAACCAAGAGGAGCAGAAACGACGACTGCGATTGGTATCGATCTTGGTACCACGTACTCGTGTGTGGCAGCATGGTTTCATGAGCACAACCGTGTTGAGATCATTCCTAACGAACAAGGAAACAAGATTACCCCCTCGTGCGTTGCTTGGGACGGCACTCGACTCTTGGTTGGCGAGTCCGCAAAAAATCAGATCACCAGGAACCCTAACAACACCCTTTTTG ATGTGAAACGTTTAATGGGGAACAGATTTCGCGATATTAGAGTTCAGGAGGACATTAAGTCATGGCCTTTCAAGGTAACCGAAGGGAATGAACGGAAGCCAATGATTGTATTTGAACACGATTCACATGAAAACAGATCTTATTCACCCGAAGAAATATCTTCCATGATTCTGAAGAATCTGAAAGAGGCTGCTGAAGCCTACCTCGGAAAAAAAGTTACAGACGCGGTTATAACTGTGCCTGCATACTTTAGTGACAAGCAACGACAGGCAACCAAAGACGCCGGTGCCCTTGCGGGTCTTAATGTCATGCGTTTGATTAGTGAGCCAACATCAGCGGCAATTGCCTATGGCTTAGACAAGAGTGCAGATTTGTACTGCCCCAAAGACAAAAATGTTTTCGTCTTTGATATGGGAGGAGGAACATTTGACGTGTCACTTCTCAATATCAGCAAGGCTGGTACCATTAGTGTTAAAGCTGTTGGGGGTGACACTCATTTAGGCGGTGAGGATTTTGACAGGGAGATGGTCAAGTATTGTGCCCAAGAATTCAAGGATAAAGTGAATAAGGATGTAAGTGAGAACGCAAGAGCAATGATGAGGTTGAAAGTTGCATGCGAGAAAGCGAAGAGGGATTTGTCGTCAACGACTGAGACATCAATTGAAGTGGATTCTCTGTTTGAAGGAACtgatttttcaaagaaaatgtcGCGGGCAAGATTTGAGAAGCTGAATGGTAGGTTCTTTGAGAAGTGCATTGAACATGTGGAGAATTGTTTGAGAGATGCAAATATACACaagaatgatgttgatgacgtAGTCATCGTTGGTGGATCAACAAGGATCCCAAAGGTACAACAGATGCTGATAGAATTCTTTGATGGGAAACGGCTTTGCAAGAGCATTAACGCCGATGAAGCTGTGGCTTATGGGGCAGCAGTGCTGGCGGAAAAGTTGAGTGGTTCACGCAATGTAGTTGTGCAAAATCTGGTacttgaagatgtgactcctcTTTCTCTAGGTATTTGGGCCAGCGTAGGTGGCATGAGTTTAGATGTACAAGATATGAGTGTCGTGATCCCCAGAAACACACCCATACCTGTCACCAGGGATCACATGTATGTTACAAATCATGATAACCAAACATGTATGAAAATCAAAGTATATCAGGGTGAGAgcaaaaaaaccgaaaataaCATCTTCCTTGACAAATTCACTCTTGATGGAATCCCACCAAGTCCTGCAGGAAAACAAGCCATCAAGGTTTGCTTTAGCATAGATGCCAATGGTATTCTCAATGTGTCAGCACAGGTGGTATCCACAGGTAAGAAAAGAAGCAAAGCAATTGCTAGCGCAGCAGTAAATAGGCTGATTCATCTCATGAAGAAAAAGCTATCATAA
- the LOC122604130 gene encoding heat shock cognate 70 kDa protein-like has product MGGGTFDVSLLNISKAGTISVKAVGGDTHLGGEDFDREMVKYCAQEFKDKVNKDVSENARAMTRLKVACEKAKRDLSSTTETSIEVDSLFEGTDFSMKMSRARFEKLNGRFFEKCIEHVENCLKDANIHKNDVDDVVIVGGSTRIPKIQHMLMEFFDGKRLCKSINADEAVAYGAAVLAEKLSGTRNVVVQNLVLEDVTPLSLGIWASVRGMSLDEQDMSIVIPRNTPIPITREQMCSMDYDKQAYLLIKVYQGESIKTENNILLDSFTLDGVPPAPERQQAIKVRFSIDANGILSVSAQVVSTGMTRSKAIDAANKKSKATDSAARNWLSHLMKKLDAIVSHVRN; this is encoded by the coding sequence ATGGGAGGAGGAACATTTGACGTGTCACTTCTTAATATTAGCAAGGCTGGTACCATTAGTGTTAAAGCTGTTGGGGGTGACACTCATTTAGGTGGCGAGGATTTTGACAGGGAGATGGTCAAGTATTGTGCCCAAGAATTCAAGGATAAAGTGAATAAGGATGTAAGTGAGAACGCAAGAGCAATGACAAGGTTGAAAGTTGCTTGCGAGAAAGCAAAGAGGGATCTGTCATCGACGACTGAGACATCAATTGAAGTGGATTCTTTGTTTGAAGGGACTGATTTTTCAATGAAAATGTCGAGGGCAAGATTTGAGAAGCTGAATGGTAGGTTCTTTGAGAAGTGCATTGAACATGTGGAGAATTGTTTGAAAGATGCAAATATACACaagaatgatgttgatgatgtaGTCATCGTTGGTGGATCAACACGGATCCCAAAGATACAACATATGCTGATGGAATTCTTTGATGGGAAACGGCTTTGCAAGAGCATTAACGCCGATGAAGCTGTGGCTTATGGGGCAGCAGTGCTGGCGGAAAAGTTGAGTGGTACACGCAATGTAGTTGTGCAAAATCTGGTACTTGAAGATGTAACTCCTCTTTCTCTAGGTATTTGGGCCAGCGTACGTGGCATGAGTTTAGATGAACAAGATATGAGTATCGTGATCCCGAGAAACACGCCCATACCTATCACCAGGGAGCAGATGTGTAGTATGGATTATGATAAGCAAGCATATTTGCTGATCAAAGTATATCAGGGTGAGAGTATCAAAACCGAAAATAACATCTTACTTGATTCATTCACTCTTGATGGAGTCCCGCCAGCCCCTGAAAGACAACAAGCCATCAAGGTTCGGTTTAGCATAGATGCCAATGGTATTCTCAGTGTCTCAGCACAGGTGGTATCTACAGGTATGACAAGAAGTAAAGCAATTGACGCGGCTAATAAAAAGAGCAAAGCAACTGATAGCGCAGCACGAAATTGGCTGTCTCATCTCATGAAGAAGCTAGATGCTATTGTAAGTCACGTACGCAATTGA
- the LOC122606252 gene encoding uncharacterized protein LOC122606252, producing the protein MVGSRSSSSLHDIPIDASQHHIYEGSGGSTTGSGSGSGTTVAVVAGPESDPAVVAGPESHPAVVVGRVSRHTVVADRVSRPTVVGGPEGAVVNGQTESPPTDPFT; encoded by the exons ATGGTAGGGAGTAGATCATCATCCAGCTTACA CGACATTCCTATCGATGCTTCTCAGCACCACATATATGA agGTAGTGGTGGTTCCACTACCGGTTCTGGATCGGGCTCTGGCACTACTGTGGCTGTGGTTGCTGGTCCAGAGAGTGATCCTGCTGTGGTTGCTGGTCCAGAGAGTCATCCTGCTGTGGTTGTTGGTCGAGTGAGTCGTCATACTGTAGTTGCTGATCGAGTGAGTCGTCCTACTGTGGTTGGTGGTCCAGAGGGTGCTGTGGTTAATGGTCAGACAGAGAGTCCTCCCACTGACCCATTCACGTGA